From a single Glycine soja cultivar W05 chromosome 19, ASM419377v2, whole genome shotgun sequence genomic region:
- the LOC114400674 gene encoding 12-oxophytodienoate reductase 2-like, whose product MATEADAPVIPLLTPYKMGNFNLSHRVVLAPLTRMRSYNNVPQPHAVLYYSQRTSPGGLLISEATGVSDTAQGLVHTPGIWTKEQVEAWKPIVNAVHAKGGVFFCQIWHVGRVSSPVFQPNGQAPISSTDKPLKQNGIEEAQVTPPRRLRTDEIPHIVNDFRVAARNAIKAGFDGVEIHGAHGYLLEQFIKDKVNDRSDGYGGSLENRCRFALEVVEAVVKEIGAERVGVRLSPFTEHAECGDSDPKALGLYLANALSKYNILYCHMVEPRMKNALEVVECPHSLMPMRKAFNGTFISAGGYDRKDGIDAVAKNRTDLVAYGRLFLANPDLPKRFGQDAPLNKYNRENFYTHDPVIGYTDYPFLE is encoded by the exons ATGGCAACTGAAGCCGATGCTCCTGTCATTCCTCTTCTCACTCCCTACAAAATGGGTAACTTCAATCTGTCCCATAG AGTTGTTTTGGCCCCGTTGACCAGAATGAGATCTTACAATAACGTTCCTCAGCCTCATGCTGTATTGTATTACTCTCAGAGAACTTCTCCAGGAGGTCTTTTGATAAGTGAAGCCACTGGtgtctctgacactgctcaagG GTTGGTGCACACACCCGGCATATGGACAAAAGagcaagttgaagcatggaaacCCATTGTGAATGCAGTTCATGCCAAAGGTGGTGTATTCTTTTGTCAGATTTGGCATGTTGGAAGGGTCTCAAGTCCAG TTTTTCAGCCAAATGGGCAAGCACCAATATCTTCTACTGACAAGCCACTCAAACAAAATGGCATTGAGGAAGCACAAGTCACACCACCAAGGAGGCTAAGGACAGATGAGATTCCTCATATTGTCAATGACTTCAGAGTTGCTGCAAGGAATGCTATAAAAGCAG GTTTTGATGGGGTTGAGATCCACGGTGCTCATGGCTACTTACTTGAGCAATTCATTAAAGACAAAGTGAATGATCGAAGTGATGGATATGGTGGATCCCTTGAGAACCGTTGCCGATTCGCTCTGGAAGTGGTTGAGGCTGTTGTGAAGGAGATAGGGGCAGAAAGAGTTGGAGTTAGACTATCCCCTTTCACAGAGCATGCAGAGTGTGGAGATTCAGACCCCAAAGCATTGGGGCTATACTTGGCTAATGCCCTCAGCAAGTATAACATTCTCTATTGTCACATGGTGGAGCCAAGAATGAAGAATGCTCTTGAAGTAGTTGAGTGCCCTCACAGCCTTATGCCAATGAGAAAGGCCTTCAATGGCACTTTTATTTCTGCAGGAGGTTATGACAGAAAAGATGGCATCGATGCTGTGGCTAAAAATAGGACAGATCTTGTTGCTTATGGTCGCTTGTTCTTGGCTAATCCAGACTTGCCAAAGAGATTTGGGCAAGATGCGCCTCTCAACAAGTACAACCGTGAGAATTTCTACACTCATGACCCAGTTATCGGTTACACTGACTACCCCTTTCTTGAATGA